The following proteins come from a genomic window of Lycium ferocissimum isolate CSIRO_LF1 chromosome 4, AGI_CSIRO_Lferr_CH_V1, whole genome shotgun sequence:
- the LOC132054032 gene encoding uncharacterized protein LOC132054032 encodes MGRLFILYDHIPSHDCIRCRMCRTRVAFTEDHIATGPNIRAGLFNKMHKLSFWNDVPLLHFNEEQVGGANDQIVPNQDVGANDQIVPNQDGGANDQQVPNQEGGAYDQQVPNQDVGANDQQVPNQDGGANDQQVPNPDVGTNDQQLPNIDLGANYQQVPSIDLGANDQQVPNIDAGANDQQVPNLDAGRNSQQVPNLDASANDQQVANLDAGANVQNDDEDGGANDQQVPNPDAGSNGQQVPNLHAGANDQQVANLDAGANVQNDDEDGGANDQQVPNTDVDMAEGMDNINPDN; translated from the exons ATGGGGAGACTCTTTATACTTTACGATCATATCCCTTCTCATGATTGCATCCGTTGTCGTATGTGCAGAACTCGAGTTGCATTCACTGAGGATCACATTGCTACT GGGCCAAACATTCGTGCAGGGCTCTTTAATAAAAT GCACAAGCTTAGTTTCTGGAATGATGTACCTTTGCTTCATTTTAACGAGGAACAAGTTGGAGGCGCAAATGATCAGATAGTTCCTAATCAAGATGTAGGCGCTAATGATCAAATAGTTCCTAATCAAGATGGAGGCGCTAATGATCAACAAGTTCCTAATCAAGAAGGAGGCGCTTATGATCAGCAAGTTCCTAATCAAGATGTAGGCGCTAATGATCAACAAGTTCCTAATCAAGATGGAGGCGCTAATGATCAACAAGTTCCTAATCCCGATGTAGGCACTAATGATCAGCAACTTCCTAATATAGATTTAGGCGCTAATTATCAGCAAGTTCCTAGTATAGATTTAGGCGCTAATGATCAGCAAGTTCCTAATATAGATGCAGGAGCTAATGATCAACAAGTTCCTAATCTAGATGCAGGCCGTAATAGTCAACAAGTTCCTAATCTAGATGCAAGCGCTAATGATCAACAAGTTGCTAATCTAGATGCAGGCGCTAATGTGCAAAATGATGATGAAGACGGAGGCGCTAATGATCAACAAGTTCCTAATCCAGATGCAGGCAGTAATGGTCAACAAGTTCCTAATCTACATGCAGGAGCTAATGATCAACAAGTTGCTAATCTAGATGCAGGCGCTAATGTGCaaaatgatgatgaagatggaGGCGCCAATGATCAACAAGTTCCTAATACAGATGTAGATATGGCTGAGGGAATGGACAATATTAATCCAGACAATTAA